A window of Deltaproteobacteria bacterium genomic DNA:
CGATGGAATTTTGCGCAACGAGGTCAATGTTCTTGATGTCTTACTGGCCGGGCTTATCTTGCACGGGGTCGAATTGATTCGAATCCCTTTGATGAACAAGGACAGCCTGGAAATGCAACAAGCTGACCATGACCTTATTGCCGAAACCGTTAAGACGATGGTTAAAGCGTATGATGGTGTTCTGATTGTTCACGGTACCGACCGGCTGGCCGAGACCGGTGAATGTATCTGTAAGCTTCTGGGAACACCGGAGGTTCCGGTGATTTTAACGGGCGCAATGCGGCCTTATGAGATGCGCCATACTGATGCGATTCAGAATATGACTGAGGCTTTGACTGCTATACAGCTCGTACAACCGGGTGTGTATGCAGCGATGCACAACAAAGTTCTACGGTTTCCAGGCGTGGTGAAAGACCGCGTGAATGGAACCTTCGTCAACGGCTAACCATCTAGGATATCGGTCACGCAGCTAAAGAGTGGTGTACCATCTGGAAGCATCTCGCCCATCTCTGAAGGGCCAATGATCTTAGGGTCGATACAAACATTCATGCAGTGTTGCATCGCCTCTTCAATAAAACCTGAGAAGCCGTCGGTTTGAGGCATTTGTCTTAAATCGAGAATCACCTCATCACAGCAATCTGCAGCCAACTCTTCTATCGCGCTCAAGATGCCTTTTGAAGCCTCTGTAAAGACTTCTGCGGGGTCAGCTTCACTTGGCTGGCGCACTTGCAAGAGAGTGTCACTGCGAACCAGTACGGGCTGGTCGGCGGTGCTCACTCCATCTGGATTAAGCACTGCAGTAATTTGTGAATTTACAAATGGCTTTACCAGAAAGCCATCGTAGCCTTTTTCACTGGCCCGAATGCCTGGGTATTTTACTTTACGTGGGTAGAGCGCTGCGACTCTGGCGTCAGGTACTTTTTCGCGAAGAGCGTTGGCAAGGTCATCCGAATTTTCGTCGGGAATGACTGCGTCAACAATAACCAGCTTAAACTCGTGTTCACCGCAAAGGGCCATAGCTTCCTCGCGGTTGGTAGCTGCAAACACTGAGAACACATCTGGTAGCTCACCGCGAAATGCATCCGGAACGCGCGCACCGTCGTCAACCAAGAGAATGTCGTATCCAGCATCGGCTTCATTGCCTTCTACCGGCCCAGCGACCTTTTCAACTTTTTTGATGAGTTCGTCGCTCTTAAGCGGCTTGATTATAAAATCGGATAGGCCGTGCTGCATACACTCCGCCACAAGCTTGGAGTCGAGCGTGTCCGTAATCATAATAGAGCCGACTTCGTCGCCTCGAACGTGCATTTTGCGCAGCATCTCGAGGCCTTCCATATCGGGCAAGGAGGACTCCAGCAGCAATAAAGCAACTTGGTGCTTCTGCAGCATCTCGAGGGCTTCTTGCCCCGCAGAGGCTTCAAGCACGCGGTAACCCGATAAGGTGAGATGATGTTTGATTTCTTTGCGGATGTCTTCGTCGTGGTCGGCTACTAGAATTCTGGTCATGCCAGAGTATACCCAACACCTGGGGTTGCAGCGAGCGAAGATGCTTTTTCACTTAGGTAGGCAATACCTCGTTGAACGTCCGGCGCCTTGGCGATGTAGGTATCCGGCTTCTGTTGCTGTTTTCAGCTGCCGTCTGGCGGTTGCCAGAGAAACACCCAGGGCTTTAGCCGCTTCCTGGGTTTGTATGTCTTTTCTGGGAGAGAGTTCGCCGGATTCCTGGAGTTTTTTAACCAGGCATAGGGCTGCAAAGCGTTCGGGCGAAAGTGTCAATCGAGATGCCGCATGGAGTAAAAGGCCACCGTTTGAGTGTCCAACGAGGCGGTAGGTACCTTGCGACTCTTGAATTTCGAAAGGCAGTTCATGGTCGTCGAACCAGCGTCGTAGCCTGAAGAGGGCTTGGCGCACTGCCAATGGTGAAGCTCGGGGGTGGTAAAACTTGTCAGGGAAAAGGGCCTCGTGAATTTCTCCAACCCTTAAAGGGCGATAAAAGTCGTTGGTAAAAATATTGAGTAAGCGGTGTAAGACCTGACCGACTTTAAGGCTGGGTCCATGGGGCAAAGTCTTACCGGTGGAAAGCTCGATGATGATTTGAGCTTCGTGCAGTGGGGTCTGCTGAGGCACCCACGTATATTTTGAGTGAACGGAGAGCTCAATCCCGCTCAGGCGCTGGATCCGTTCGAGTTGACTCCCGGGTGGTACACCAAAAAGTAAGTGTTGCCACAATCTCTCATCCTGGGTCACGTGCGCAAGGGCGATGTCACATTCTCGAATAATCCCGAAAACCGCGAGCTCTCGAGCTTCTTGCTGAACCCGCTTGAGTCGCTTTTGGTTGGCTGGCGTGGCGCCGCCTTGTTTTAGGTCGAGGATGGCGCGCCATTGCTTGATATAGAACCGGCGCAGTTCCCCAGATTGTTGGTGAAGCTTTTGAGCTTGGGCGAGGCGGCGCTCAGCCTGGGCAATATTGCCCCGCCAAAACTCCTGATGTACCGACGATTCCAGGAGGTTACCATGGAGCAACTTAAAGTTTCCTTGCTCCGTCGTGCGAAGCAGCTCAGGTAATAATTTGTCTGTTTCCTCGGTATCTCCCTGATAGACAAGCACTTGAATGAGGTTCGTTTGAGCGACCAGCTTTTGGTATTGGCTTGGGGCAGGGTGCTCGATGAACTTACGCAAGGGCTCTGTCGCCAAGTCGTAGTGGTTACGAAGCATGTGTCCAAACGCCGTGAATAAGTAAGCTTCTGGGGGCGCAGGGGCATCAATCCTTTCAAGTATCTTAAAACCGTCTGCTACAGCGCCCATGCTCATCAAGCAGGCCGCATACTGAGCTTGCTCGTCAGGGGTGGCGGTGGTTCGTTGGGACTGCTCAGAATCGATGAGCGGCCGGACCAGCCGAATGGCTCTTTCATACTCCCCAAGGCGGCGGCAAAGTGAGGCAACCTCCGCTAGGTGGATTCTGTGGGTATTAAGATCAAATTGGTCCCGTAGAAATCGTAAAAAGTCGCTTCGCGCCTCTCCCCCGTGCCCTTCTTGAATACGCGTATGAATACTCTTCAAAACTCCAACAATTGATTGATTGTGTTGGTTTTTTGCCATATCTCGCGCCTTTGAAGGTGGCAGTTCTGGGGAAATAAGGGACTCTAATCCACTCAAAAATATAACTGGACCAGGTGATTCGCGCAAGGTAGGGACGCCCAAATTCCTGTCAGCGCAGACACATGAATAAATTAGGGAG
This region includes:
- a CDS encoding asparaginase is translated as MTKKRIALISTGGTIEKTYCELDGILRNEVNVLDVLLAGLILHGVELIRIPLMNKDSLEMQQADHDLIAETVKTMVKAYDGVLIVHGTDRLAETGECICKLLGTPEVPVILTGAMRPYEMRHTDAIQNMTEALTAIQLVQPGVYAAMHNKVLRFPGVVKDRVNGTFVNG
- a CDS encoding response regulator, encoding MTRILVADHDEDIRKEIKHHLTLSGYRVLEASAGQEALEMLQKHQVALLLLESSLPDMEGLEMLRKMHVRGDEVGSIMITDTLDSKLVAECMQHGLSDFIIKPLKSDELIKKVEKVAGPVEGNEADAGYDILLVDDGARVPDAFRGELPDVFSVFAATNREEAMALCGEHEFKLVIVDAVIPDENSDDLANALREKVPDARVAALYPRKVKYPGIRASEKGYDGFLVKPFVNSQITAVLNPDGVSTADQPVLVRSDTLLQVRQPSEADPAEVFTEASKGILSAIEELAADCCDEVILDLRQMPQTDGFSGFIEEAMQHCMNVCIDPKIIGPSEMGEMLPDGTPLFSCVTDILDG
- a CDS encoding DeoR family transcriptional regulator, which encodes MAKNQHNQSIVGVLKSIHTRIQEGHGGEARSDFLRFLRDQFDLNTHRIHLAEVASLCRRLGEYERAIRLVRPLIDSEQSQRTTATPDEQAQYAACLMSMGAVADGFKILERIDAPAPPEAYLFTAFGHMLRNHYDLATEPLRKFIEHPAPSQYQKLVAQTNLIQVLVYQGDTEETDKLLPELLRTTEQGNFKLLHGNLLESSVHQEFWRGNIAQAERRLAQAQKLHQQSGELRRFYIKQWRAILDLKQGGATPANQKRLKRVQQEARELAVFGIIRECDIALAHVTQDERLWQHLLFGVPPGSQLERIQRLSGIELSVHSKYTWVPQQTPLHEAQIIIELSTGKTLPHGPSLKVGQVLHRLLNIFTNDFYRPLRVGEIHEALFPDKFYHPRASPLAVRQALFRLRRWFDDHELPFEIQESQGTYRLVGHSNGGLLLHAASRLTLSPERFAALCLVKKLQESGELSPRKDIQTQEAAKALGVSLATARRQLKTATEAGYLHRQGAGRSTRYCLPK